A region of Plasmodium falciparum 3D7 genome assembly, chromosome: 12 DNA encodes the following proteins:
- a CDS encoding perforin-like protein 2, giving the protein MNILLKYHLSYIFFFVHLIVINIKCKEINNNLVNDEKDSINNLEEPSPFHILKKKNSNNIENHSNKINNIFKNNYSYSYSYSLLDNSLYDNKYESDFFPQKKNNKINEEKYKGTHGTNFAIINEHMNEIHNDMLGQNEILSNELDTTKDIIKEEHVKNKKIKNHSFYMNKENEKKKFLDNTFPENKENNKNKRNSKFIEENDLNSSGENYFENDKFIEIEYPIKNKDIDEYEEGINRNHKEEDNKNRTYHSNGEDSIKSLNFIKYMNMDKEKKGKKKSYNRKKKENYNNDNYNINDSDLINVLKQGDYSPDCDTCNKNINGHMNKGRGIRRRMYDRNYYKDFNLRDALPINKTHYSMLLKSDDDTIIKEKNENDVDDIITKEKRKENLKEVYNDKKNNYLSLKYLGLGYDIIMGNPEGDPTLNVDPGFRGPVLQINLKEISLNSYDNHKNDDNHMNDDIHKNDDNHMNSDNHKNDEYHKNDEYHKNDEDHNDDNYDNHADGDKRSKERKSKIQTTNESMKPWVIPEHSCSQSKNVEEIRNLEQYKLELLSDVKVSTPSSFPYSFSASAEFKNALKKLKVQNNVIFLMKIYCLRYYTGIPITTTSYKFSENFKNALSKLPKYFDGLREDSKCSYEYYINKLNSPECEENVNKWMLFFKLHGTHVAYEIYLGGKIIIKININKEEYNKMKENNINVKTFFNIYFHKMGLSSAFQKEAQKILNKFRISKHIAILGGNPGLNVNNTSFFEKWVHSINTNSMPIRTKLLPFSFFMDDNDMIQAYKDALIFYGLTYGLQLFGQEKYNHNIISVGEYLEKCTQKLYAGPPPGLLTCPIGTTILMGFSINLNFYKNKYLSSTNGITLCEPMKESCSGNGFEKNYSDIRIFALCTNKPFDFITQVVQQGEAPKISASCPGELVILFGFALMKGIGSSSANKIDIYPCRTGQNSCEAVLQNHKFKQSMIYLACVDKTTNGLEYLQTYSKTKNLGDVISDKYKSDGYLNFSCPQNNTLVFGFSLEFHTNFQATRNNFLNCSKYTNICEISGIGINTHLSFFRSDKHSLAIIALCRSHGANNLVE; this is encoded by the coding sequence atgaatATACTCCTCAAATATCATCTTTCGTACATATTCTTCTTTGTGCATTTAAttgtaattaatataaaatgtaaggaaataaataataatttggtcaatgatgaaaaagataGCATAAATAACCTGGAAGAGCCTAGCCCCttccatattttaaaaaaaaaaaacagtaACAATATAGAGAATCattctaataaaataaataatatatttaaaaataattatagttATAGTTATAGTTACAGTTTATTAGATAATtctttatatgataataaatatgaatcaGATTTTTTtcctcaaaaaaaaaataataaaattaatgaagAAAAGTATAAGGGAACGCATGGCACAAATTTTGCTATtataaatgaacatatgAATGAGATACATAATGATATGTTAGGACAAAATGAAATACTATCTAACGAATTGGATACAAcgaaagatataataaaagaggaacatgtaaaaaataaaaaaattaagaatcattcattttatatgaataaagaaaatgaaaaaaaaaaatttctagATAATACTTTTccagaaaataaagaaaataataaaaataaaaggaattCGAAATTTATTGAAGAAAACGACCTGAACAGTTCAGGTGAAAATTACTTTGAGAATGATAAATTTATTGAAATAGAGTAtccaataaaaaataaagatattgaTGAATATGAGGAAGGAATTAATCGAAACCATAAGGAAgaggataataaaaatagaacaTATCATAGTAATGGGGAGGATAGTATTAAGagtttaaattttataaaatatatgaatatggataaagaaaaaaaaggaaagaaaaaaagttataatagaaaaaaaaaagaaaattataacaatgacaattataatataaatgattcaGATCTGATTAATGTTTTAAAACAAGGAGATTATAGTCCAGATTGTGACacatgtaataaaaatataaatggtcATATGAATAAAGGAAGGGGCATAAGAAGAAGAATGTATGACAGGAACTATTATAAGGATTTTAATTTAAGGGATGCATTACctataaataaaacacaCTATAGtatgttattaaaaagtGATGATGATACtattattaaagaaaaaaatgaaaatgatgtagatgatattataacaaaagagaaaagaaaagaaaactTAAAAGAAgtttataatgataaaaagaataactATTTGTCTCTTAAGTATTTAGGTTTAGGATATGACATAATTATGGGTAATCCTGAAGGAGATCCTACATTGAACGTGGACCCTGGTTTCAGGGGACCTGTATTgcaaataaatttaaaagaaataagtTTAAATAGTTAtgataatcataaaaatgatgataatcatatgaatgatgatattcataaaaatgatgataatcatatgaatagtgataatcataaaaatgatgaatatcataaaaatgatgaatatcataaaaatgatgaagacCATAATGacgataattatgataatcatGCTGATGGTGATAAACGTTCAAAGGAAAGAAAGAGTAAGATTCAAACAACTAATGAGTCGATGAAGCCATGGGTTATACCAGAACACTCCTGTAGTCAATCGAAAAATGTTGAAGAAATTCGAAATTTGGAACAATACAAATTAGAATTATTATCAGACGTAAAGGTTAGTACTCCCTCTAGTTTCCCATATTCCTTTTCTGCATCTGCCGAATTTAAGAAtgctttaaaaaaattaaaagtacAAAacaatgtaatatttttgatgaaaatatattgcTTAAGATATTATACAGGTATAccaataacaacaacaagtTATAAATTTAGTGagaattttaaaaatgcGTTAAGTAAATTACCAAAATATTTTGATGGGTTAAGAGAAGATAGTAAATGTagttatgaatattatattaataaattgaaTAGTCCAGAATGTGAAGAAAATGTAAACAAGTGgatgttattttttaaattacatGGTACACATGTTgcatatgaaatatatttaggtGGTAAGATAATCatcaaaattaatattaataaagaagaatataataaaatgaaagaaaataatataaatgtaaaaacgttttttaatatatattttcataagaTGGGATTATCAAGCGCTTTTCAAAAAGAAGCACAAaagatattaaataaatttagaaTATCAAAACATATAGCTATATTAGGTGGGAATCCTGgattaaatgtaaataatacaaGCTTTTTTGAAAAATGGGTACATTCAATTAATACTAATTCTATGCCTATAAGAACAAAATTATTACCATTCAGTTTTTTTATggatgataatgatatgaTACAAGCATATAAAGAtgctttaatattttatggaTTAACATATGGATTACAATTATTTGGtcaagaaaaatataatcataatattatatccgTTGGTGAATATCTAGAAAAATGTacacaaaaattatatgctGGTCCACCACCTGGTTTATTAACATGTCCTATAGGAACAACGATATTAATGGGATTTTccataaatttaaatttttataaaaataaatatttaagtaGTACAAACGGTATTACTCTTTGTGAACCCATGAAGGAATCATGTAGTGGTAATggatttgaaaaaaattattctgATATTCGTATATTTGCTTTATGTACAAATAAACCTTTCGATTTTATCACTCAAGTAGTACAACAAGGAGAAGCACCTAAAATATCAGCTAGCTGTCCAGGTGAATTAGTAATACTTTTTGGATTCGCATTAATGAAAGGAATAGGATCATCATCAGCaaataaaatagatatatatccATGTCGTACAGGACAAAATTCTTGTGAAGCTGTTTTACAAAATCATAAATTTAAACAAAGTATGATATATCTTGCATGTGTTGATAAAACAACTAATGGTTTAGAATATTTACAAACATATAGTAAAACCAAAAATTTAGGTGATGTTATAtcagataaatataaatctgATGGATATCTTAATTTTTCATGTCCTCAAAATAATACTCTAGTATTCGGATTCTCTTTAGAATTTCATACAAATTTTCAAGCAACCAGAAATAATTTCTTAAATTGTTCCaaatatacaaacatatGTGAAATATCGGGTATAGGAATAAATACTCATTTATCTTTCTTCAGATCTGATAAACACTCCTTAGCAATCATTGCCTTATGTCGATCCCACGGGGCAAACAATTTGGTGGAATGA
- a CDS encoding DNA-binding chaperone, putative: protein MSGCNLIWLDKATKKRSKDILCLEDIPYKDEIKYLNELKVLPYVSCIHCVNIRKKKVENAGFMFYIKYEVPLLLNEGDNIKKSKENKRVEDIEEIFLYKDKIDYMLNLEKSINKNNIYDKNISNDKENKRKKANEKDEEMNKDDYDNKENNNNGADNIKGQFKKGSNLIKKCIDQNIDVYDVLGVEETDDLETIKSCYKKLILLFHPDKNKGTAYLNEKEKEKEKKKGKNKKKKNYMNDANNNNNNNNNNEKDFLYFIEKYNIEKLTNDEKKNIFLKIQDSYTILSDKILRKQYDSSIPFDERIPTLTQLEEAKNFYNFLRPVFKRNAKWSAIKPVPDIGDENTDIKEVKYFYDFWYNFNNWRDFSYQNEYDYEQAECREERRWMERENKKIQKKASKTENLRIIKLVDLAYNNDPRIIAENKRIKLEKLKKKEQAMIEKKNQQNENNNNNIQHNNNNNNIPSHKKNIDKASVKLWKHHIKSLCLTKLSNLVNTEDIQQKISIMSFDDLCEFIYDIYVILNFTVPKNNTDTTSTLLTNIKNNTIHKKVYNPNINDPKKAFQSIGSTSTTNNNHVNNNNNNNISTDGKTSTGFIGHLKNVHLDYKQIQTLIDTFKKYIQDHSFILQNNDHQLNDQHNYQTDIQTGTYTQCNEQFNKNEKENENEIEKQQTHANNYSNVNTQDIRQNKFSNNILHSNNEKIYEHVKKENEEINIYSNDSTQININESNEHVYEHVGKLNEDTLKYSNDSTQSNVNIYNEQNNQENELQSNKWSAQEVSLLAKALKLYPGGTRNRWVLISNSIKTKTVKEVIKKTKEMFENDTLKNLGRNFDETPFDHFKNQNKGVMKKIDDNLDKREYKLTKENNNQVETDNLNGDVEKKKPWTHEEQHLLEQALIKYPTSIPIKERLKLVSHELKTRTVDEVILRMKTLRAQIMAQKSSK from the coding sequence atgagtgGATGTAATTTAATATGGTTAGATAAAGCAACCAAAAAGAGGAGCAAGGATATATTATGTCTAGAAGATATTCCTTACAAAGacgaaataaaatatttaaatgaattGAAGGTATTGCCTTATGTGTCATGTATTCATTGTGTAaatataaggaaaaaaaaagtagaGAATGCTggttttatgttttatattaaatatgaggtacctttattattaaatgaaggagataatataaaaaagagtAAGGAGAATAAAAGAGTTGAAGATATCGAAgagatatttttatataaggaTAAAATAGATTATATGTTAAATTTAGAAAAAAgtattaacaaaaataatatatatgataaaaacattagtaatgataaagaaaacaaaagaaaaaaagctAATGAAAAAGATGAGGAAATGAATAAAGatgattatgataataaagaaaataataataatggtgctgataatataaaaggtcaatttaaaaaaggaagtaatttaataaaaaaatgtattgaTCAAAATATTGATGTATATGATGTGTTAGGTGTTGAAGAAACAGATGATCTAGAAACAATAAAATCgtgttataaaaaattgattttattatttcatcctgataaaaataaaggtactgcatatttaaatgaaaaagaaaaagaaaaagaaaaaaaaaagggaaaaaataaaaaaaaaaaaaattatatgaacgatgcaaataataataataataataataataataatgaaaaagatttcttatattttattgaaaaatataatatcgaaaaattaacaaatgatgaaaaaaaaaacatttttttaaaaatacaagATTCATATACCATCCTCTCagataaaatattaagaaaacAATATGATAGTTCCATACCATTCGATGAAAGAATACCAACATTAACTCAATTAGAAGAAgcaaaaaatttttataatttcttaaGACCtgtatttaaaagaaatgcTAAATGGTCAGCCATCAAACCTGTACCTGATATAGGTGATGAAAATACGGATATAAAAGaagtaaaatatttttatgacttttggtataattttaataattggAGAGATTTTTCTTATCAAAATGAATATGATTATGAACAAGCTGAATGTAGAGAAGAACGAAGATGGATGGaaagagaaaataaaaaaattcagAAAAAAGCCTCAAAAACAGAAAATCtaagaattattaaattagtCGATTTAGCCTATAATAATGATCCAAGAATTATTgcagaaaataaaagaataaaattagaaaaattaaaaaaaaaagaacaagcAATgattgaaaagaaaaatcaacaaaatgaaaataataataataatatacaacataacaacaataataataatatacctagtcataaaaaaaatatagataaagCATCTGTTAAATTATGGAAACATCATATTAAATCTTTATGTCTTACCAAATTATCAAATCTAGTAAATACTGAAGATATTCAACAAAAAATATCTATCATGTCTTTTGATGATTTATGTGAATTTATTTATGATATTTATGTTATCTTAAATTTTACAGTACCGAAAAATAACACAGACACAACATCAACATTACTGacgaatataaaaaataatactatCCATAAGAAGGTGTACAATCCTAATATTAATGACCCCAAGAAAGCCTTTCAAAGCATAGGAAGCACATCaacaacaaataataatcatgtaaataataataataataataatatatccacGGACGGAAAAACGAGTACGGGATTTATAGGACATCTTAAAAATGTGCACTTGGATTATAAACAAATACAAACATTAATAGATACttttaaaaagtatattcaagatcattcttttattttacaaaacAATGACCATCAATTAAATGATCAACATAATTACCAAACGGACATACAAACAGGTACATATACACAGTGCAACGaacaatttaataaaaacgaAAAAGAAAACGAAAACGAAATCGAGAAACAACAAACGCATGCTAATAATTATTCTAATGTAAATACACAAGATATTAGGCAGAACAaattttcaaataatattcttcacagcaataatgaaaaaatatatgaacatgtaaaaaaagaaaacgaagaaatcaatatatatagtaacgATTCTAcacaaattaatattaacGAAAGCAATGAACATGTATATGAACATGTTGGCAAATTAAATGAGGATACACTAAAATATAGTAATGATTCTACACAGTCTAAtgtgaacatatataatgaacaaaataatcaAGAAAACGAATTACAAAGTAATAAGTGGAGCGCACAAGAAGTCTCCCTACTAGCTAAAGCGTTAAAGTTATATCCTGGAGGTACACGTAACAGATGGGTTCTAATATCGAATtcaataaaaacaaaaactgTTAAGgaagttattaaaaaaaccAAAGAAATGTTTGAAAATGATACACTAAAAAATTTAGGTAGGAATTTTGACGAAACACCTTTTGATCATTTTAAGAATCAAAATAAAGGtgttatgaaaaaaattgatGATAACCTAGACAAAAGGGAATATAAATTAACTAAAGAAAATAACAACCAAGTGGAAACGGATAATTTAAATGGTGAtgtagaaaagaaaaaacctTGGACACATGAGGAACAACATTTATTAGAACAAGCCTTAATCAAGTATCCAACTTCTATACCCATAAAAGAAAGACTCAAATTAGTTTCACATGAATTGAAAACACGAACAGTCGATGAAGTAATTTTAAGAATGAAAACGTTGAGGGCTCAAATTATGGCACAAAAATCATCAAAGTAG
- a CDS encoding meiotic recombination protein SPO11, putative: MPRLDIICSLEKYVVDFVITLLDEKKKKILSKGKIIDITRLFYIIQIILINIKNNIYTTLRQIFYTNPKLFINQRNSNKIIGKLTKIIKTSREQINIYNAPKGIIRGNILLKENKSSKWVDCMNAFELRGHLICPFGLENINISSGVQYILIIEKETIFYKLLQSNYISTYGPTILITAKGFPDINTRQLLYEIQKRYRELKIFCLTDYDVYGLSIACTYASKNESKLYYVYDMSIENLHWLILFTPEEGIKKNVIKNTDLTKLTLKDIRILDKENISNMKKFGVKYEIDAINDIEEHINNRIKELL; the protein is encoded by the exons atgccTCGTCTGGATATCATTTGTTCACTGGAAAAGTATGTTGTCGACTTTGTAATAACCTTGTtagacgaaaaaaaaaaaaaaatattgtcaaaaggaaaaattatagatataactaggttattttatattattcaaataatattaataaatataaagaataatatatatacaactttaagacaaatattttataccaatccaaaattatttataaatcaaCGTAACtctaataaaattattggaAAGTTGACAAAAATTATCAAAACATCAAgagaacaaataaatatatacaatgcACCGAAAGGAATCATAAGgggaaatatattattgaaagaaaataaatcaa GCAAATGGGTTGACTGCATGAATGCTTTCGAa TTAAGGGGACACTTGATATGTCCTTTTGGATTggagaatataaatatttcgtCAGGTGtccaatatattttaattattgaaaaagaaacaatattttataaactaCTTCAATCTAATTATATATCGACATATGGACCAACCATATTAATTACTGCAAAAGGTTTTCCAG atatTAACACAAGACAACTTCTATATGAAATACAAAAAAGATATAGAGAGCTAAAAATATTCTGTTTAACGGATTATGACGTTTAtg gTCTCAGCATAGCATGTACTTATGCATCCAAAAATGAATCTAAACTTTATT ACGTTTATGATATGTCCATCGAGAATCTTCACTggttaattttatttaccCCTGAGGAGGGCATTaagaaaaatgttataaaaaatactGATCTTACCAAATTAACTTTAAAAGACATACGAATTTTGGACAA agaGAATATTAgcaatatgaaaaaatttgGAGTTAAATATGAAATAGATGCAATCAACGATATTgaagaacatataaataatcgcATTAAGGagcttttataa
- a CDS encoding meiotic recombination protein SPO11, putative yields MPRLDIICSLEKYVVDFVITLLDEKKKKILSKGKIIDITRLFYIIQIILINIKNNIYTTLRQIFYTNPKLFINQRNSNKIIGKLTKIIKTSREQINIYNAPKGIIRGNILLKENKSSKWVDCMNAFELRGHLICPFGLENINISSGVQYILIIEKETIFYKLLQSNYISTYGPTILITAKGFPDINTRQLLYEIQKRYRELKIFCLTDYDVYGLSIACTYASKNESKLYYVYDMSIENLHWLILFTPEEGIKKNVIKNTDLTKLTLKDIRILDNLCAKLKNNNKYSAAERNNWIENISNMKKFGVKYEIDAINDIEEHINNRIKELL; encoded by the exons atgccTCGTCTGGATATCATTTGTTCACTGGAAAAGTATGTTGTCGACTTTGTAATAACCTTGTtagacgaaaaaaaaaaaaaaatattgtcaaaaggaaaaattatagatataactaggttattttatattattcaaataatattaataaatataaagaataatatatatacaactttaagacaaatattttataccaatccaaaattatttataaatcaaCGTAACtctaataaaattattggaAAGTTGACAAAAATTATCAAAACATCAAgagaacaaataaatatatacaatgcACCGAAAGGAATCATAAGgggaaatatattattgaaagaaaataaatcaa GCAAATGGGTTGACTGCATGAATGCTTTCGAa TTAAGGGGACACTTGATATGTCCTTTTGGATTggagaatataaatatttcgtCAGGTGtccaatatattttaattattgaaaaagaaacaatattttataaactaCTTCAATCTAATTATATATCGACATATGGACCAACCATATTAATTACTGCAAAAGGTTTTCCAG atatTAACACAAGACAACTTCTATATGAAATACAAAAAAGATATAGAGAGCTAAAAATATTCTGTTTAACGGATTATGACGTTTAtg gTCTCAGCATAGCATGTACTTATGCATCCAAAAATGAATCTAAACTTTATT ACGTTTATGATATGTCCATCGAGAATCTTCACTggttaattttatttaccCCTGAGGAGGGCATTaagaaaaatgttataaaaaatactGATCTTACCAAATTAACTTTAAAAGACATACGAATTTTGGACAA CCTTTGTGctaaattaaaaaacaataataaatatagtgCCGCTGAACGCAATAATTGGAT agaGAATATTAgcaatatgaaaaaatttgGAGTTAAATATGAAATAGATGCAATCAACGATATTgaagaacatataaataatcgcATTAAGGagcttttataa